From the genome of Sediminibacter sp. Hel_I_10:
GACTCTTTTCCGTTATAAATCAAATCAAAATTAAATCGTTCTGGCGGTGTTGCATAAACGATCTTATAAATTCCAGCGGTGATTGAACTGTCCAGTGCGATACTAAAACTTCCGTCTCCCGCCAATTTTGCTTGCTCCATAAACTCTGTACCAGTAGGCGTCGCTTTGTACAACAAGGCGTAGGTGTAATCTTCTACGGGAGAAAAGACACCGCTAATGGAATTTTGAGCGATCATTAACGCTGGTAAAAAAAACAGGAATAACAGAACTCGTTTCATTTCTTAAGGTTTAACAGGTCAGTTCAAATATAAAGCCAAAGATTTATAATTAGCGCGCAATTTTTTGTTTTGAACGGATACTTTCAATCATTACTGTTAGAATAATTAATGTTCCACCTAAAAAGATGTTCCAAGATGGGACTTCATTTAGAAACAAAAAGGCAATAATAATTCCGAAAATAGGTTGAGAACTTCCTATAATACTGGCCGTGCTCACTTTAAAATATTTAAAGCTATTGATAAACATGGTATGACCAATGGCTGTAGTTAATAAGGCCAATAGGATGACAAATGGGTACTCTGTTTCAATTTTTGAAGTATCCATAATAAACAGCATTGGGAACAGTATTACAGCTAAAATAGCAACTTGATAAAACATCAGTAGGCTGCCATCGTAGCGCGTGGTCTTTTCCTTAAGAATGAGATTTCTGAGTGCGTAGAAGATTGAGGATAGTAATCCTAAGATGACGCCTTGTAGTTTGGTGTTGTTTAAGTCAAAATCTGGGGCAAGAATAGAGATGCCCAACAGTACCAAGATCCCTAGAACGATGTGCATAGGATCAAATTTCAGCTTAAAAAACAGTGGTTCTAATAAGGCGGTTATTACGGGAAATGTAAATAGAGAGAGCATGCCAATTGCTACATTGGCCACTTTA
Proteins encoded in this window:
- a CDS encoding DMT family transporter, producing the protein MSATHSKHVFWLTLSTIFISTSGALGKYIDMPTPVIIWWRCTLAGLFLFLYCRYKKVTLKVDYKKDGFTFVIAALLMGAHWITYFYALKVANVAIGMLSLFTFPVITALLEPLFFKLKFDPMHIVLGILVLLGISILAPDFDLNNTKLQGVILGLLSSIFYALRNLILKEKTTRYDGSLLMFYQVAILAVILFPMLFIMDTSKIETEYPFVILLALLTTAIGHTMFINSFKYFKVSTASIIGSSQPIFGIIIAFLFLNEVPSWNIFLGGTLIILTVMIESIRSKQKIAR